A section of the Lentimicrobiaceae bacterium genome encodes:
- the tnpA gene encoding IS200/IS605 family transposase produces the protein MANTYTQCYFHIVFSPKNREALIHKSWKDNLEKYITACIQNRKHKLLAINAQPDHVHILIGYYLSDLIPDLVEDIKTSSNHWIRENKFTKFKFDWQKGYGAFTHSKSQVDQVVKYILNQEEHHKKRSFREEYLDILKKNNVDYNEAYLFNFFE, from the coding sequence ATGGCAAACACGTACACTCAATGTTATTTTCACATAGTTTTCTCACCTAAAAATCGTGAAGCATTGATTCATAAATCATGGAAAGATAACCTAGAGAAATATATTACAGCGTGCATACAAAACCGCAAACACAAATTATTGGCAATTAATGCTCAGCCAGATCATGTTCATATACTTATTGGTTATTATCTGAGTGATTTAATTCCCGATTTGGTTGAAGACATAAAAACGTCAAGTAATCATTGGATAAGAGAAAACAAATTCACAAAATTTAAATTTGATTGGCAAAAAGGTTATGGTGCATTCACACATTCTAAATCGCAAGTTGATCAAGTTGTAAAATATATTCTGAACCAAGAAGAGCATCACAAGAAACGCAGTTTTAGGGAAGAATATCTAGATATTTTGAAAAAGAATAATGTCGATTATAACGAGGCATATTTATTTAACTTTTTTGAATAA
- a CDS encoding integration host factor subunit beta translates to MTKAEIVAEIASKTGIEKVAVQQVVEGFMDAVKSSMIGGENVYLRGFGSFVVKKRAKKIGRNISKNTTIVIPEHHIPTFKPSKEFLNQVKKNVK, encoded by the coding sequence ATGACTAAAGCAGAAATTGTAGCTGAAATTGCTAGCAAAACAGGCATAGAAAAAGTAGCAGTTCAACAAGTAGTTGAAGGATTTATGGATGCTGTAAAATCTTCTATGATAGGAGGAGAAAACGTTTATTTGAGAGGCTTTGGTAGCTTTGTTGTAAAAAAACGTGCAAAAAAAATTGGTAGAAACATTTCGAAAAACACCACAATAGTAATTCCGGAACACCACATTCCTACATTTAAACCTTCAAAAGAGTTTTTAAATCAGGTTAAAAAAAACGTGAAGTAA
- a CDS encoding PAS domain-containing protein, protein MDYNIPDWAKALSCAITVCDKNGIIKYMNDKSLAINGGSKMLGANLFPCHNERSQEIIRRLLEKGESNSYTIEKKGVKKLIHQTPWYIDGEIAGLVEISIEIPEQMPHYVRG, encoded by the coding sequence ATGGATTACAACATTCCCGACTGGGCTAAGGCATTGAGCTGTGCCATTACCGTATGCGACAAAAACGGAATTATTAAATACATGAACGATAAATCGTTGGCTATAAATGGTGGCTCTAAAATGTTGGGAGCTAATTTGTTTCCTTGCCATAACGAGCGTTCGCAAGAAATAATCAGACGTTTGCTAGAAAAAGGCGAATCCAATAGCTATACAATTGAAAAGAAAGGTGTTAAAAAGCTTATACACCAAACGCCTTGGTATATAGACGGAGAAATTGCAGGTTTGGTTGAAATATCTATAGAAATTCCTGAACAAATGCCACATTATGTGCGGGGTTGA